The following are from one region of the Chloracidobacterium sp. genome:
- a CDS encoding bifunctional transaldolase/phosoglucose isomerase, which yields MSNSSFTFSLPESIEAAVGAEIAAWRSADKIARIWAKDAGVWTSSGEEKWLGWLDIVDRELDDLEKYRALQADLADAGFEDILLMGMGGSSLCPEVLAMTFGVKNFHILDSTVPAQVKAIEEKLDLAKTLFIVASKSGSTLEPNCFKQYFFDRVSKISGDPGKQFVAITDPGSKMEAVAREDGFRHIIYGEPTVGGRFSALSPFGMTAAAAMGLDVARLLIGAKEMARSCRESDVSENPSALLGLILGVCHEHGRDKLTILTSPDIHDIGAWMEQLIAESTGKNGVAIIPVDREPAQPAVSYGVDRVFVHVTLADSQSNADLAELRASGHPVIEIVMNDRNDIGAEFFRWEFATAVAGSVMGINPFDQPDVESAKIEARKITEQYEVTGELPAETPFFEQDGIKLFTSEAYAARLREMVDEPDLDDYLSAHFSNTEDGDYFAVLGYVEMNDQNEDLLQSIRKRILESRLVATCLGFGPRFLHSTGQAYKGGANNGVFLQITSDDVVELPVPGQKYSFGVVRAAQARGDFQVLLDRGRRALRVHLGTDVAEGLRRLGSLRTV from the coding sequence ATGTCCAACTCTTCATTTACATTCTCACTCCCTGAATCGATCGAAGCGGCCGTTGGGGCTGAGATCGCGGCATGGCGATCGGCCGACAAGATCGCTCGGATCTGGGCAAAGGACGCCGGCGTATGGACATCGTCCGGCGAAGAAAAATGGCTCGGGTGGCTGGATATCGTCGACCGCGAACTCGATGACCTCGAAAAGTATCGTGCCTTGCAGGCCGATCTCGCCGATGCGGGTTTTGAAGACATCCTGCTGATGGGAATGGGCGGTTCGTCGCTTTGCCCCGAGGTCCTCGCAATGACCTTCGGGGTCAAGAATTTCCACATTCTCGACTCGACCGTGCCGGCGCAAGTGAAAGCGATCGAAGAAAAGCTCGATCTCGCCAAAACCCTTTTCATCGTTGCGAGCAAATCGGGCTCGACTCTCGAACCGAATTGTTTCAAACAGTACTTCTTTGACCGCGTTTCAAAGATCAGCGGTGATCCGGGCAAGCAGTTCGTCGCCATCACAGACCCTGGTTCGAAGATGGAAGCGGTCGCACGCGAAGACGGATTCCGCCATATAATCTACGGCGAACCCACGGTCGGCGGACGATTTTCGGCGCTGTCGCCATTCGGTATGACCGCGGCGGCCGCAATGGGGCTTGATGTCGCACGGCTCCTCATCGGCGCGAAAGAAATGGCCCGATCTTGCCGAGAGAGCGACGTTTCAGAGAATCCTTCGGCCCTGCTCGGCCTGATCCTCGGAGTTTGCCATGAGCACGGTCGCGACAAACTGACGATCTTGACCTCGCCTGATATCCACGACATTGGTGCCTGGATGGAGCAGCTGATCGCCGAATCGACGGGCAAGAACGGCGTGGCGATCATACCGGTCGATCGTGAGCCGGCCCAACCGGCGGTCAGCTATGGCGTTGACCGCGTTTTCGTTCATGTTACTCTAGCCGATTCGCAAAGTAATGCTGATCTTGCCGAGCTGCGGGCATCGGGCCACCCGGTGATCGAGATCGTCATGAACGATCGAAACGATATCGGTGCCGAGTTCTTTCGATGGGAATTTGCGACCGCCGTAGCAGGTAGCGTAATGGGCATCAACCCTTTCGATCAGCCCGACGTGGAATCTGCAAAGATCGAGGCCCGAAAGATCACCGAACAGTATGAGGTGACCGGTGAATTACCGGCTGAGACACCGTTTTTCGAGCAGGACGGGATCAAGCTCTTTACATCCGAAGCGTATGCGGCACGGTTGCGAGAAATGGTCGATGAGCCCGATTTGGACGATTATCTTTCTGCACATTTTTCGAATACAGAGGACGGCGACTATTTCGCGGTGCTCGGTTACGTCGAGATGAACGATCAGAATGAAGACCTATTGCAGTCGATCAGGAAACGAATCCTCGAGTCGCGGCTCGTCGCCACATGTCTCGGATTCGGACCTCGATTCCTGCACTCGACCGGACAGGCATACAAAGGCGGAGCTAATAACGGCGTCTTTCTCCAAATAACCTCAGACGACGTAGTTGAACTGCCGGTTCCCGGGCAGAAGTATTCGTTTGGCGTGGTAAGGGCCGCTCAGGCCCGCGGCGATTTCCAGGTTCTGCTCGACCGCGGCCGCCGTGCATTGAGGGTTCATCTTGGGACCGACGTTGCCGAAGGTCTGCGTCGACTAGGTTCGCTTCGAACGGTCTGA